The genomic DNA TGGTTGGCCGTATACTGGTCTCTCGCCTCAACGGCATTTGCAAGGGCTGCAATCACATCGAGATGAGTACTTTTCACCCTTTCATATAACCTGGCATTTTCAATGGCAATTCCCGCCTGACCGCAAAGAACGGAAACAACTTCTTCGTCGGAATGGGTAAAGGGCTGATTGTTGGACACTTTGGCCAGGTTCAATACACCATGGAGATTATTATTTATTATGATAGGAACGCAAAGGGCAGAATTTATTTCATTATTTTTCATTAGGGATTCAAGTTCAGGCGCTATTTCATCTTTGCCACCATCGAGCAGCAAAGACTTCCTGTTTTTCACGACCCATTTATCGATATCCAAAGTATATTCCCTGGTATGGTCATCATTCATATCGACACCGAGAGCTGCCTTCATTTTAAGTGTGCCGTCATTTTCGAGAAGCATGAGAGAGGTCCTCTCGGAATTCGTATATTGTGCAGCCTCTTCAACAATAATATCCATAAGCTGATCGATATTAAGTTCCCGAAGAAGCCTTTTATTCACTTCAAAAAGAGGAAGTGTCGCTTTAAGCTTGATATTTTCTTTAATTATCCTGCTTCTGTCGAGAACATCTTCTACGGCATCACGAATTTCACCGGGTGTAAAAGGCTTCAGGATAAAAGCCTGCGTGCCGTGCCGCATGGACTCCATGGCAATATCGATGGTTCCGTGACCTGTAATGACAATAATGGGAAGAACAACGGAAAACTCGCCTCTTATTTTTTCAATCAGCGGCATGCCCCCGAGCTTGGGCATTTTTATATCCGTTATGACAAGGTCATAGGACTCATTGACTAATTTGTTATAACCCTCTTCACCATCGGAAGCCGTTGATACTGAATAATCGGCATTAGTCAATATTTCAGCGAGCACCTCCCGAATCACGGGCTCATCATCAATGATCAGGATATTTTCCTTTAGCATCAATCATACTCCTTTATAGGCAATTTAATTGTAAAGGTACTTCCTTTTCCAGCTTGACTCTTAAGGTCGATTTTACCACCATGTTTTTCAATGATTCCATGACTGACGGAAAGCCCCAGACCAGTCCCTTTTGTTTCAGGCTTTGTTGTAAAGAAAGGATCGAATATCTTGCTGCTCACCTCTTCCGACATTCCGATACCGCTATCTTCAATGGCAATATTAACCCAGGCATGGCTGGCAAAAGTCTTTACCTTCAGGATGCCGCCATCGTACATGGCATGTATGGCATTATTGAAAAGGTTAAGTAAAACCTGTTTAATCTGCGCGGCATCCACAGCAATCAGGGGAATGCCGGGCGCATATTCCTCAACGATTTCTATATCTGAAAGTTTTGCCTGATGAGAGATAAGATCCAGCGTATCCCCTACGATATCAAGAATATCCATAGACTCTGTTCTTGAATCGGATTGCCTTGCAAAATCCAGCAGATTCCGCACAATGGTTCTGATCCGCATCGTTTCATCATGTATAACCTTCAGCCTTTTCCTGTCTTTTTCAGAACCCTCGGGATTATCCATCATCATGCAGGTATAGGTCAAGACCCCCGTAAGAGGATTGTTTACCTCGTGGGCCACATTTGCCGCAAGTTCCCCGAGTGATGCCAGTTTGGCCGTTCTAAGAAGCTGTTCCTGTGTCTTTTTGATTTCATCGAGCTGCTCTTTCAGTTTCC from Deltaproteobacteria bacterium includes the following:
- a CDS encoding response regulator: MLKENILIIDDEPVIREVLAEILTNADYSVSTASDGEEGYNKLVNESYDLVITDIKMPKLGGMPLIEKIRGEFSVVLPIIVITGHGTIDIAMESMRHGTQAFILKPFTPGEIRDAVEDVLDRSRIIKENIKLKATLPLFEVNKRLLRELNIDQLMDIIVEEAAQYTNSERTSLMLLENDGTLKMKAALGVDMNDDHTREYTLDIDKWVVKNRKSLLLDGGKDEIAPELESLMKNNEINSALCVPIIINNNLHGVLNLAKVSNNQPFTHSDEEVVSVLCGQAGIAIENARLYERVKSTHLDVIAALANAVEARDQYTANHAVRLSIYSCMIAEKMGISGADMETIKRGAILHDIGKIGIRDSILLKEAPLSNDEFHEMKEHPRIGSKILKRMNGLEGVVSIVMHHHEFYNGEGYPYGKKGDEIPLGARIVGVADAFEAMTSERPYRSAMSTEAAVEELERMAGIQFDPEVVKTFREIIEKDGLEIPELLEES